A genomic segment from Luteolibacter ambystomatis encodes:
- a CDS encoding general secretion pathway protein GspK, whose product MALLAVIWLIAVLGLACMAALRVVSFDMDVAAAKIHGFEAKQLAEMGVAVASNPAVKPSDPILHHTEEGGEGYDVKITSEGARFNINAIILRDDKALLRKMFTDWGLEMEEAQDVSDALSDWIDGDDEVALNGAEKDWYLEQGRINQPFNHPFYSLDEVRLVRGMDRVEAVKPDWRNWFTIWSGGALDLNEASAELIAAAAEVPVETADQVVERVRGSDGIRYTDDDVPFQNASEALALLGVDSNGRPDIVQRFTVNDSTVRIESIGHGEGSTRKISLILRNRTGRPAILERSEEVIP is encoded by the coding sequence ATGGCTCTTCTCGCCGTGATCTGGCTGATCGCGGTGCTTGGGCTGGCGTGCATGGCGGCGCTCCGGGTGGTGAGCTTTGATATGGATGTCGCCGCCGCGAAGATCCATGGCTTCGAGGCGAAACAACTTGCCGAGATGGGCGTCGCGGTTGCTTCCAATCCGGCGGTGAAGCCCAGCGATCCCATCCTCCACCACACGGAGGAGGGGGGGGAGGGCTACGATGTCAAAATCACCTCGGAGGGAGCGCGTTTCAACATCAACGCCATCATCCTGCGGGACGACAAGGCGCTGCTGCGCAAGATGTTCACCGACTGGGGTTTGGAAATGGAAGAAGCCCAGGATGTGAGCGATGCCCTGTCCGACTGGATCGACGGTGATGACGAAGTCGCCCTCAACGGTGCCGAGAAGGACTGGTATCTGGAGCAAGGGCGTATCAATCAGCCTTTCAATCATCCGTTTTACAGTCTTGATGAGGTCCGCTTGGTGCGTGGCATGGACCGGGTGGAAGCGGTGAAGCCGGATTGGCGGAATTGGTTCACGATCTGGAGCGGTGGCGCTCTGGACCTGAACGAAGCATCCGCCGAGCTCATCGCCGCAGCGGCCGAGGTGCCGGTGGAAACCGCTGACCAAGTGGTGGAGCGGGTTCGTGGCTCGGATGGCATCCGCTACACGGATGACGATGTTCCTTTCCAAAACGCCTCCGAGGCGCTTGCCTTGCTGGGCGTTGATAGCAATGGCCGTCCGGACATCGTCCAGCGTTTCACCGTCAATGACTCCACCGTCCGGATCGAGAGCATCGGTCATGGCGAAGGCTCCACCCGCAAGATTTCCTTGATTCTCCGCAACCGCACCGGCCGCCCGGCCATTCTAGAACGATCTGAAGAAGTGATTCCGTGA